A part of Vulpes vulpes isolate BD-2025 chromosome 15, VulVul3, whole genome shotgun sequence genomic DNA contains:
- the LCOR gene encoding ligand-dependent corepressor isoform X2, with amino-acid sequence MQRMIQQFAAEYTSKNSSTQDPSQPNSTKNQSLPKASPVTTSPTAATTQNPVLSKLLMADQDSPLDLTVRKSQSEPSEQDGVLDLSTKKSPCAGSTSLSHSPGCSSTQGNGRPGRPSQYRPDGLRSGDGVPPRSLQDGTREGFGHSTSLKVPLARSLQISEELLSRNQLSTAASLGPSGLQNHGQHLILSREASWAKPHYEFNLSRMKFRGNGALSNISDLPFLAENSAFPKMALQAKQDGKKDGSHASPVDLKIPQVRGMDLSWESRTGDQYSYSSLVMGSQTESALSKKLRAILPKQNRKSMLDAGPDSWGSDAEQSTSGQPYPTSDQEGDPGSKQPRKKRGRYRQYNSEILEEAISVVMSGKMSVSKAQSIYGIPHSTLEYKVKERLGTLKNPPKKKMKLMRSEGPDVSVKIELDPQGEAAQSANESKNE; translated from the exons ATGCAGCGAATGATCCAACAATTTGCTGCTGAATATACCTCAAAAAATAGCTCTACTCAGGACCCCAGCCAGCCCAATAGCACAAAGAACCAAAGCCTGCCGAAAGCATCTCCAGTCACCACCTCTCCCACGGCTGCAACTACTCAGAACCCTGTGCTCAGCAAACTTCTCATGGCTGACCAAGACTCACCTCTGGACCTTACTGTCAGAAAGTCTCAGTCAGAACCTAGCGAACAAG ACGGTGTACTTGATCTCTCCACTAAGAAAAGTCCATGTGCTGGCAGCACTTCCCTGAGCCATTCTCCAGGTTGCTCCAGTACTCAAGGGAACGG GCGACCTGGGAGACCCAGCCAGTACCGCCCAGACGGACTTCGGAGTGGTGATGGGGTACCTCCAAGAAGCTTACAGGATGGAACCAGGGAAGGTTTTGGACACTCCACATCACTCAAAGTTCCATTGGCTCGATCCCTGCAGATTAGTGAAGAGCTACTGAGCAGAAACCAATTGTCCACAGCTGCCAGCCTTGGGCCATCTGGATTACAGAATCATGGACAACACTTAATATTATCCAGGGAAGCCTCTTGGGCAAAACCACATTATGAGTTCAACCTCAGCCGTATGAAGTTCAGGGGAAATGGTGCACTCAGCAACATCAGTGACCTTCCTTTTCTTGCAGAAAACTCTGCCTTTCCAAAAATGGCACTTCAAGcaaaacaagatggaaaaaagGATGGGAGCCATGCATCTCCTGTAGATTTAAAGATACCACAAGTTCGAGGAATGGATCTTTCTTGGGAGTCTCGCACTGGTGATCAGTACAGCTATAGCTCTTTGGTAATGGGTTCACAAACGGAGAGCGCGCTTAGTAAAAAGTTAAGGGCTATTCttccaaaacaaaatagaaaaagcatgTTAGATGCTGGACCCGATTCTTGGGGCTCAGATGCTGAGCAGTCTACCTCTGGACAGCCATATCCCACATCGGATCAAGAAGGAGACCCTGGCTCCAAGCAGCCTCGGAAGAAAAGAGGGCGTTACAGACAGTACAACAGTGAGATACTGGAGGAAGCAATCTCAGTGGTTATGAGTGGAAAAATGAGTGTTTCCAAAGCTCAGAGTATTTATGGGATTCCCCACAGTACACTGGAGTACAAAGTAAAGGAGAGGCTGGGCACTTTGAAAAACCctccaaagaaaaagatgaaattaatgaGGTCGGAGGGGCCAGATGTTTCTGTAAAGATTGAATTAGATCCCCAGGGAGAGGCAGCACAAAGTGCAAATGAATCAAAAAATGAGTAG